DNA sequence from the Halorussus sp. MSC15.2 genome:
GAACTCGTTCGCTCGGGGGCGCGCGACCCGACGCCGTGGCGCTGGCCGACCCGAGTCTGGTCTCGGACCTCGCGGGGTGGCACGCGACGTTCGCCACCAACGCGCTGACGGTGGTCTACGACCCCGACTCCCGATACGCCGACGCGATTCGGGGCGACTGGCGGTCGGCGCTCGCGCGCGAAGACGTCTCGGTCGGCCGGACAGACCCCGCCAGAGACCCGCTGGGCTACCGGACCCTGCTCGCGCTGGAACTCGCGGGTCGGGAAGGCGCGTCCGCCGACGCGATTCGAGAGAACGCCGACGTCTTCCCCGAGACCCAACTGCTCCGGACGCTCGAAGCGGGCGGACTTGACGCCGCGTTCGCCTACCGGAACATGGCGGTGGCCCACGACCTGCCGCGGGTGGACCTCCCCGCCGAGTTCGACCTCTCGGACCCCGAACTGGCGGACCACTACCGGAGCGCCGCGGTGTCCGTGGACGGCGAGACGATTCGCGGCGAACCGATTCGGTACGGGGCGGCCCACCTGACCGACCGCGGGAAGCCGTTCTACCGGAATCTCGTGGGGAACGCAGAGCGCCTCCGGGAGTTCGGGTTCACCGTGCCGGACCGATACCCCGTCGAACATGGTCGGGACAACCGATAGGCGACGAACGACCGCACCTACAGCTATGACGAACGACGAGACCGCTCACGACGGAACCACGCGCGAACTCGACGCACGAGAGATAGACGGCGAACCGTTCGGGGCCATCACGTCGGCGCTGTCGGACCTCGGCGACGACGAGACGCTGGTCCTCGTCAACAGCTTCGAACCCGAACCGCTCTACGGGGTCCTCGACCAGCGCGGTTTCGACCACGAGACCGAGCAGGTCGCCCCCGACGAGTGGCGGGTGGAGATAGAACCGCGATGAGCGTCCCCGCGGGCATCGACGCTGACCGCGGCCCGCCGATGGCGATTCCGCTCGCGCACTTCGTCGCGGGGTTCGGCTTCCTACTGGCGGGCGCGACGCTCGGGGTCCTCGGCGTCGTCGGCGTCGCGCCGGGTCTCGCCGGGGCGGCCCACGTCCACCTCCTGCTGGTCGGGTGGGTCTGTCTCACGATTCTGGGCGCGATGACTCAGTTCGTCCCGGTCTGGTCGGGCCTGCGACTCCACTCGCGGCGACTCGCGGTGGCCCAACTCGCGCTGGTCGGCGGCGGCGTCGCGGGCTTCTCGGGCCTGCTACTGGCAGGGAACCTCGACCTGCTCCCGGTCGCCGGCGGCGCGATGCTCGTCGGGTTCTGGACGTTCGTCTACAACGTCGGCCGGACGCTCTCGGGGGCGAGCGAGTTCGACGCGACAGAACGACACTTCGCGCTCGCGCTGGGCTACGTCCTGCTCGTGACGGCGCTCGGCCTGCTCCTCGCGGTGGATTTCACCCGGCCGGTTCTGGCCGCGGCGGGCCTCGCGCGCTCGCAGGTCGTCGCGGCCCACGCCACGCTCGCGGTGTTCGGGGTCGTCCTCACGACCGTGGTGGGCGCGCTCTACCAACTCGCCACGATGTTCACCCAGACTGAAATTCGCGGTACGGACGCGACCCTCCGGCGGGTCGAGGAGTGGACGTATCCGCCGGGCGTCGTCGCACTCGCCGCCGGGCGACTGGTCGGTCACGCGTGGCTGGCCCGCGTCGGCGCGGCCCTCGCAGTCGTCGGCCTGCTCGCGTTCGCGGCGGTCCTCGCGCGAAAGCTCTACGAGACGACGGTCGAGCGGACGCCGATGCTTTCGCGGTACGCGGTGGTCGCGCTCGCGCTCCCGTCGTGGGCGCTGTCGGCCGCTCCGTCGTGGCTCGGAAGACCGGCCGACCCCGCGACGACGTTCGGCCACCCCGCGGCGGGCCACCTCCTCGCGGCCGGTGTGGTCGGGTTCGTCCTGCTCGGGACCCTCTATCACGTCGTGCCGTTCATCGTCTGGATTCGCCAGTACAGCGACCGGGTGGGGTTGGAACAGGTCCCGATGATAGACGACCTCTACGACGACCGCCTCGCCGCGGTCGATTTCTGGCTCACGCTCGGCGGTCTCTCGCTGGTCGTCCTCGGCGAGAGTACGGCGTTCGAGTCCGCGCGTCTCGTCGGCGGCGCGCTGGCGACCCTCGGGTTCGCCGTCTTCGCCGCCAACCTGACCGGCGTCGTGGTCCGCCACGGCCCGGAGTCGCTCCGAATCGGTGCGTTCGGCGGCACGTCGCCGAAGTCGAGCGACAGCGACCCCGACGAGCAGTTCCCGTGATTCCGGGACTGGCGCTATCGACTCTCCCGGCGCGGCGGCGTAGCGGAACCGCGTATTGCCACGCCCTCCCGAACCCGGCAAAGGCATTTCACGGTGCCCTCTGTAGCGCCGAGCGATGCCGTTTCCCAACCACCCGGAGAAGTACGGCGCGGACCCTATCGTCACGCCCGACGAACACGCCGATTACAGAGCGGCGCAGGCCGAGGGCGACGTAGCGGAACCGCCGGAAGCGGTCGTCCTCTGCTACAGTCGCGGGCTGATGGAGTACTTCACCGAGACGTACGACGGGGAGACGGTGGACCACTACTACGGCCGACTCTACTGCTTCGAGGACACCGACTACGAGGTCGGCGTCCTCGGCGACTTCGGAATTGGAGCTCCAACGACCGCGATGCTGATGGACGAACTCGTCGCCGACGGCGTCGAGGCGTTCCTCTCCATCGGGTTCGCGGGGTGTCTCGACGACTCGGTCGAGATGGGCGACTTCATCGTCTGCGAGAAGGCCATCCGCGACGAGGGGACCTCCCACCACTACGTCGAGTCCGCGAAGTGGGCCGAGGCCAGCGACTCGCTCGTCGTCGACACGACGGAGTTGCTGGACGAGCGAGACGAACCGTTCCACGTCGGTCCCTCGTGGACGACCGACGCCATCTACCAGGAGACCGACGCCGAGGTCGAGCGCTACGCCGAGGCGGGCGTCCTCACGGTCGAGATGGAGGCGTCGGCGGTGTTCGCGGTGGCCGACTACCGCGGCGTCGAGGCGGGCGCGATGTTCGTCGTCAGCGACTACCTCGGCCAGTCGGACTGGGACCCCAAGTTCCACCTGACCGCCGAGGACATGCGCCGCCTCGGCGACACCGCCAAGGAGCTTCTCGCGTCGCGCTCCCGGCCCTGACTGTCCGAGAGCGACCGAACACGTTCGGCGAAGCCCCCACGACCGCGACGCTCCCACCTCCGACATGGTCGCGACCGACTTCGACGCCGAACGCGAGTACGACGACGAACAGTTCTCGGCGCAGTCCGTCTTCCGGAGCGACCGGATGAAGGTCGTCCTCGGCTACTTCGAACCGGGCCAGTTCATCCCGGTCCACGCCCCCGACAGCGACGTGGCGATTACGGTCCGAGAGGGCCGGGGCGTCGTCCGCGACGGCGACGACGAACACGCGGTCGGGCCGGGCGACGTGGTGGTCGTGCCCGCGGGTGAGGACCGCGGCGTGAAGGCCGACGCCGACCGGCGTCTCGAGGCCACGCTCGTCACCGCGCCCCCGCCGACCGACGCCGAACACGACCCCGTTCGCGAGGGGTTGAAGCGCGGCGAGTTCGACCCGCGCGGAGGCGACTGACAGAGTCAGTCGTCACCGCGCCCGCGGAGCGCGTCAGTGACACGAACCACCGTCGAGGAGACGGCGCGAACTGAGTGAGCGCGGAGCCACGCCCGCGGTGGGCGGTGCGGTCGGAGGTGGAGACTAGAAACGGCGCGCGAAGGAGTGAACACGCCACCGCGCCCGCAAAACGCGCTAAACTCTCGCCGACTCCATTCAGATTCGACACAAGACACTTGTAAAGAGGCGCGGAGAGACGGCGTATGCCCCTCCGCGTCAGTTCGGTCTGTCTCGCCGTCCTGCTAGTTCTCGCCGGGTGCTCGGGGTCGCCTCCGCCGGACGCCGCATCGACGACGACTGCGGACCCGACGGCCGGGACCGCGGCGACCGCCGAATCGCCGACGACCCGCGACGCATCGACCGCCTCGACCACGACGCTGCCGACTCGCGCGACCCTCTCGGCCGCGGACCTCTCGGCGTCCGAGCGCGACCTGCTCCGGCGGGCCGTCGAGAACGAGTCGGTGCGGGTGACGCGCTCAAACCTCACCGGGGAACTGACGCCCGACACGGACGGTTGGTACGCCCGCTATCGCGGGACGCTCTACGAACTGTCGTGGGAGCGCGGCGGCTTCTACGGCGAGTACCATCTGGGGAACGCGACGGTCGTGAACGCCTCGTCGGTCGAATCCTCGGACGGCGTCGTCGCCTACGAGAACCTCACCGCGGACGCCCGCGAGTTGTTCGAGGCGGCCCGAGCGAAGGAGGACGTCGAGGGCTACGGTGCGGAGGCGTTTCCGGACCAACTCCGGAGCAACCGCTACGTGACGTACGAGGGCGAGTACTACGAACTGAGACTCGCCGTCGCCGATTACGTCGCCTATCGCCTCTCCGTCGAGGACGTCGAGTCCTGAGTATTCCTTCTGCGGGTCCGACGCGACTCGGCCGCCCGACCGCGAACACGTTCGGGACAACCGCGAAGGGACGACCGCGAGTATCTCCACTCGTCATGCCGAGACTAGACGTCCGCGAGATTCCGCCGCCGGAACGTCATCCGAAGATACACGACGCGTTCGCCGAACTCGACAGCGGCGAGGTCCTCGAAATCGTCAACGACCACGAACCCAAGCCGCTGTTCTACGAGATGCAGGCCGAGGTCGAGTCGTTCGACGCCGACAGCTACGAGGTCGAACGCGAGGACGCCCAGAAGTTCGTCGCGAAGTTCCCCAAGCAGTAGGCCGAGACTGATACCGCCATGACCGAGACAGTCGCACTCGACGACCTGACCGAGCGACCACGAGAAGTGGCGTTTCCGGGGGCCGAACCGAAGACCGTCCGTCTCTCGCTCGACGCGGGCGAAGAAGTCCCGGCCCACCGCCACCCCGAGCGCGAAATCGTGGTCCACCTCGTGTCGGGGCGTCTCGACGTGCGAGTGGACGGCGAATCGAACGTCCTCGAACCGGGCGACCTCCTGCGGTTCGACGGCGAACGGGAGGTGTCGCCGAAGGCCGGGGCGGACAGCACCGCGCTGCTGGTGCTGGCTCCGCGGTCAGAGGACGAGTAACTGCATCGGGCGTCGGTGCGGCGCTCGAACGCCGGCGTGGCTCTCGACTCGCGCAGACGCGAACGGGTTGGACCGTTCGTCTTCCCCTCTTTTTATCGCGTACCGACGTTCGCGGTACAGACGGCGTCAGTACTGTGTGAACGAAATGGGTGGGTTAGATACTGTGCGTCCGACGTAGGCGCGCTCCGTCTGCGTTAACTGTGACGGGGCGGTGAAGCTAGCTATCGTTGAACTGAGGAGTACAGCACCGCACTGCACAGCACTCCACTGCACCGTACGCACCGCGACCGCGCTCCCCGCTTGCCCGTGCGCTCGGCCGCGTCTGCACCGCGTGCGGCCGAGCGAGAGCGCGGCGCATCCCGTGGTTTGTGGAGCGGAGCGAATCACGCGGGTTCCGAAACAGAACGCGTCTCGCGGTTTGCGGAGCAGAGTGCATCCCGTAGTCCGTAGAGCGTTGCGTCTGTGGTCTGTCGCGTCGAGCGCACTCTGTTCTTTGCAATGGTTGTATTGAGTGAAACTGTGGGCGGGCGACGAGTCGCCGCCCCGAGACGGGTGTCCCGGTCTGCCCGAACACGTTCGCCCGGGTTCCCGGAGTGCAGGAATCGCGCTCCAATTAAAAGCCCCACGAAGGCCAATCTCGACGTGTATGAGAGTCAAACGTAGCACACTCGGCAAGATACTCGCGGTCGTCTTCGTCCTCAACCTGGCCGTGATGGGTGCCGGCGCGTGGTACTCCTACCAGCAGGCCCCGCCCATCCCGAAAGAGGTCGAAGGGCCGAACGGTCAGACTATCGTGAACGCCGAGCAGGTCCGAGAGGGAAAGACCATCTTCCAGTCGGACGGGATGATGAACCACGGGTCGATACTGGGTAACGGCGCGTACTACGGTGAGGACTACACCGCGGACACGCTCGACTTGAAGGTGAAGTTCATGCGCCAGTACTACGCCCGCGAACAGTACGACACGTCGTCCTACGGAAGCCTCACGGATAGCGAACGGGCCACCGTGGACGTGGCGGTGAAGTCGGACCTCACCGACGGCGACCCGGGACAGCGCATCCAGTACTCCGCCGCCGAGGCCTACGCCCACGAGCAGGTCCGGCAGGTGTACGTCGAGCGCTACCACGAGGGGAGCCACGAGCGCGGCGTCCCCGCAGGGATGATAGAGAGCGAGGAGGAGGCCCGGCGCTTCGCCGACTTCGCGCTCTGGACGGCGTGGATTTCCCACACCGACCGGCCCGGCGCGGACCACAGTTACACCAACGAGTGGCCCTACCAACCGGCGGCCGGTAACGACGCCACCGGCGCGGCCATGACGTGGAGCGTCATCGCCATGATACTGCTCGTCGCCGGGGCCGGGTTCGGCGTCTGGCTCTACAAGTCCATCGAACTCCCCGAACCCGAGACCGAGGGCGTCTCGATTCCGCGGCCCGACGAGGTGAACCTGTTCCCCGGGCAGGCCGCGGCGCTACGGTTCGCGGTCGTCGGCGCGGGACTGTTCCTCGGACAGGTGTTGCTCGGCGGGCTACTCGCCCACTACTACATCGAGCGGGCGGACTTCTTCGGACTCGGTGAGTTACTCGGCGTCAACTTTCTCCAGCTAATCCCGTTCTCCATCGCCAAGACGTGGCACCTCGACCTCGGTATCCTCTGGATAGCCACCCTCTGGCTCGGCGCGGGGCTGTTCCTCCCGCCGCTGTTGACCGGACGTGAACCCCGTAAGCAGGGGGCGTGGATAAACCGCCTGCTCGGCGTCCTCGTCGTGGTCGTGGTCGGTGCCCTCGTCGGCATCTGGCTCGGCGCGAAGGGCTACATCGACGGCGCACTCTGGTGGATAGTCGGCAACGAGGGGCTGGAGTACCTC
Encoded proteins:
- a CDS encoding substrate-binding domain-containing protein yields the protein MALADPSLVSDLAGWHATFATNALTVVYDPDSRYADAIRGDWRSALAREDVSVGRTDPARDPLGYRTLLALELAGREGASADAIRENADVFPETQLLRTLEAGGLDAAFAYRNMAVAHDLPRVDLPAEFDLSDPELADHYRSAAVSVDGETIRGEPIRYGAAHLTDRGKPFYRNLVGNAERLREFGFTVPDRYPVEHGRDNR
- a CDS encoding DUF2249 domain-containing protein, whose product is MTNDETAHDGTTRELDAREIDGEPFGAITSALSDLGDDETLVLVNSFEPEPLYGVLDQRGFDHETEQVAPDEWRVEIEPR
- a CDS encoding nucleoside phosphorylase, whose translation is MPFPNHPEKYGADPIVTPDEHADYRAAQAEGDVAEPPEAVVLCYSRGLMEYFTETYDGETVDHYYGRLYCFEDTDYEVGVLGDFGIGAPTTAMLMDELVADGVEAFLSIGFAGCLDDSVEMGDFIVCEKAIRDEGTSHHYVESAKWAEASDSLVVDTTELLDERDEPFHVGPSWTTDAIYQETDAEVERYAEAGVLTVEMEASAVFAVADYRGVEAGAMFVVSDYLGQSDWDPKFHLTAEDMRRLGDTAKELLASRSRP
- a CDS encoding cupin domain-containing protein — protein: MVATDFDAEREYDDEQFSAQSVFRSDRMKVVLGYFEPGQFIPVHAPDSDVAITVREGRGVVRDGDDEHAVGPGDVVVVPAGEDRGVKADADRRLEATLVTAPPPTDAEHDPVREGLKRGEFDPRGGD
- a CDS encoding DUF2249 domain-containing protein → MPRLDVREIPPPERHPKIHDAFAELDSGEVLEIVNDHEPKPLFYEMQAEVESFDADSYEVEREDAQKFVAKFPKQ
- a CDS encoding cupin domain-containing protein, whose product is MTETVALDDLTERPREVAFPGAEPKTVRLSLDAGEEVPAHRHPEREIVVHLVSGRLDVRVDGESNVLEPGDLLRFDGEREVSPKAGADSTALLVLAPRSEDE